From the Synechococcus sp. KORDI-49 genome, the window TACGCCCATGCTTACCAACTTGGCCTGACCAGCGGCTTCAGCTTCGGGTTCTGGGGTGGCGGCAGCGATCGCAGCAGCCTCAGCCTGCTGCTGGATCCAGGCAACTGGTTCAACCTGAGCCTGCGCGTGGCGCTGCGGTTGCTGGCCATCGCCGGGGTGCCCTTCCTGTTCAGCGGCATCTGGCTGAGCTGGCGCAGCCCAGACGGACGCACGGCGATCAGCGGACTGCTGGGGGTTCTGCTCTGCACCCTGGCCACGATGCGCTCCAGCAGTGTTCACGAGTACTACCAGTTGCCACTGCTGCTGTTCGCCTGCCCCTTGATGGGACTGGGCTGGCACCGGTGGCAGCAGCGATGCCGACGCTGGCAATCATCCGCCTTGATCAGCCTCTGGCTCGCCATCAGCCTGGCGGTTCTGTCCTTTGATTACTGGGCCCTGGAACAACGCCAGGTTCAGGATTGGATGCCACTGGCCATGAGGATCCGTCAGGAACTGCCCGAGGGCAGCCGGATCGTGAGCGTCACCAGCACCGATCCAACACTGCTGAACCTGGCCAGACGACAGGGCTGGCTGATCTCCAGCAAACAACTGAATCCGGAACGCCTTCAGAGCTGGCGGGAGCAGGGAGCCAGCCACCTGGCGGGCAGTTTCCGCTGGGAGAAAATGTACCGGCCGATGTCGGAGGGCCGACAGCGTGCCCTGCGAAACCTGGCTGCCGGCAGCCAGGAAGCCTGGGTGGATGACGTCAGCCAGACCTATCTGATCCCCCTTGATGCCATCAGCGCCAGTCCCTGAAGCCGGCCCGGGATCCAGCAGAAGGGTTCCATCCCGCCTCGTGGTGATGGCGACTGGCGTGGGATTGCTGTTCTGGCTCAGCGCTGCGGCTCGCCATGGCCTCCTGCAAAGCAATGCCTATGACCTGGGTCTGTTTGATCAGTGGGCCTGGCTGATCAGCCGGGGACTGCCGCCGATCTCCTCGATGGAGCAGGTGCATGTGCTGGCGGACCACGGTGCCTGGATGCTCTACATCGCCGGTGGCGCCTACCGCCTGCTGCCATCGGTGCAGTGGTTGCTGGCCAGTCAAGCCCTAGCGCTCAGCCTGACGGCACTGCCCATCTGGTGGCTCGCCCGACAGGCGGGCCTCCCGGAACGGCGCTGCTGGTTGATCTGTGGCCTCTGGTGGCTGCAACCGGTGGTGTTCAACGCCAACCTGTTCGATTTCCACCCGGAGACCTGGGTGATGCCCGCCTTCGCCATGGCGCTCTGGGCCGAACGGGCGGAACGGCCACGCCTGTGGCTGGCACTGCTGCTGCTGATGCTCGGGGCCCGTGATGGGCTCGTGCTGATCAGCGGTGGCATGGCCCTGGACCTGGCCTGGCGCCGGCGCTGGCGCTGGGCCGGTACTGCAGCGGCCCTGTCTCTCGCCTGGTTGTTGATGTTGAGCCGTTGGCTGTACCCATGGCTGCGCGATGGAGAAGGGCCCAAAGCCGCCGGCCGGATGTTCAGCCACCTCAGCGGCAGCCCCCTCCAGATTCTCCAGAGCCTCGACTGGAGCGGAGGAAGCCAGTACCTGCTCCTGCTCTGCCTGCCCTGCATCTGGCTCTGGCGACGGCGATCGCTGCCGACGCTGCTGATCGGCATGCCCCTGGTGCTGGTCAACCTGCTGTCAGCGTCTGCGAGCTATCGCACCCTGCTGCACCACTACAGTCTTCCGCTGGCGGTGGTGGCTGTGGTCGCGGCCATCGATGCCACGGTGAGCCGGCAGCCGCACGCACCTCAGGTCGGCCGACGCCAACGCGCCTTCCTCCTGGGCTGGGTCGTGCTCTGCTGGCTGGCCCTGGCCAAGCCCTGGTTCTTCACAGGTCCTTATCTGAACCGGCTGGCCATGCTTTCCGACGTCGACGCCGCCATCAACAGGATTCCTGCTTCAGCTGAGGTGTTGACCACCAGTTACATCGTGCCCCACCTCAGCCAGCGCGAACGGGTGGCATTTCCCAAGAACAAAGCGGGAATCGCTGATTCTGAATCCACATTTGACATCATCCTGCTAAACCCGAACGACCCAGGCTGGGGCTCTTCGACCGACGCTCAGCAACAGTTGCTTGATAAGGCTTTGCTGGAGGGCTGGTCGTGTCAGCGTTGGCCTTCGGAACTCAGGCTTTGCATCACGCCCCGAGAAGGCTTCACACCACCGGGCTTGAGATAGAGATACACCGAATGAACAAAGATCCCGGAATAGAACAGCAATTCCCCCAGCTCCTGCTCACGGGTATGAAAAAACTCGAAATCGACCCCAGCCTTGGCAGCAACAACACACCAGTAGATGATCGCAGCAATCAGGAAATAACTGGCCGTGCACCAGACAGGGAGCAGGATGTCAGCCAGCGAGCGGGAACGCACCCAGCCGGAATGACGCCCCCATGCCCCAATGATCGCAAGGCAGAAGAGCACTGACATCACAACAGCCGCGATCGACCATGTGTGGTGGTGAATGAACCAAAGATTATGGATGCTGCTTTCACCCTGAACATTGACGTCACTCATGAGCTTCGGCGTTTGCCAGTTAAAGATCATCTGCCCCCAACTCATCTCTTCCATTCCAACCAAGAACAACCCTGCCGCCAGCGACGAGAGGACCCATTTCGCAGTTGAGCGTTCCCATGCCAAAGCCGTTCTCCACACAAGGAACGCCGATGCGATCAACAGAAGAAAACCAGCCCACTCAACAACACTTCCTTCAGAAATCGTACGGAGATAAGACTGGAATTCTTTTTTTGTATCCAGCACAATCACCCGATAGGCAAACAAACAAGGCGCCATCACCAGCGGAAGCATGAACACCTTCCTGAAGCGACTTGGATCAAGATTGAAATCGCGCAACCACGACGACAGGCTTCGCCGGAGCGCCGACATCAACAGAACCACCCCCAGCAATCCCTGCATGGACTGCGGCCCAGAGAACGACGACTGCCCAAGAACAACTTGAACCGCGCTGACAAGGCCAAGAACGGTCAAGACCGCACCGATCAGCCCACCGAAAACGTCAGCCCCCCGAGCCAGGACCTCCACCCTGAGCGACGACGGCACCGCTGAGTTCGACGCTGCCTGGCGAACAGACGCTCGAGAGGAGGAAACTGCCAAGCAGAGGGCCTAATCAATCGTTAAGCCGGATTTAACCATTCTTTTACCTTCCGAGTCGGCTTGCGCAGCCAGTTCCACAGCGGCAGCACGCACGACACACCCACAAAAAAAGGCGCCTTGCGGCGCCTTTGACTTGATTTGATTTCGACCCTGACCGAATCAGAGAGCGTTGCCGCGGGGCAGAACCTCTTCAGGGAAGACGAAGTTTTCGTGCGGCTGGTCAGCCGGTGCCATCCAGGCACGCAGACCTTCATTCAGAAGGATGTTCTTGGTGTAGAAGGTCTCGAATTCGGGATCTTCTGCTGCGCGGATCTCCTGCGACACGAAGTCGTAGGCGCGCAGGTTGAGGGCGAGGCCGATGATGCCGATGGAGCTGGTCCACAGGCCCATCACAGGCACGAACAGCATGAAGAAGTGCAGCCAGCGCTTGTTGGAGAAGGCGATCCCGAAGATCTGACTCCAGAAGCGGTTGGCCGTGACCATGGAATAGGTCTCTTCTTCCTGAGTGGGCTCGAACGCCTTGAAGGTGTTGGCCTGCTCGCCGTCCTCAAACAGGGTGTTTTCCACGGTGGCGCCATGGATGGCGCAGAGCAGTGCGCCGCCGAGGATGCCGGCCACGCCCATCATGTGGAAAGGATTCAGGGTCCAGTTATGGAAGCCCTGAAGGAAGAGGAGGAAGCGGAAGATCGCCGCCACGCCGAAGCTTGGCGCGAAGAACCAGCTGCTCTGGCCGAGGGGGTACATCAGGAAGACACTGACGAACACCGCGATCGGACCGGAGAAGGCGATGGCGTTGTAGGGGCGGATGCCCACCAGACGGGCGATCTCGAACTGACGCAGCATGAAGCCGATCAGCGCGAAGGCACCGTGCAGGGCCACGAAGGCCCAGAGGCCGCCGAGCTGACACCAGCGAACGAAGTCGCCCTGGGCCTCAGGGCCCCAGAGCAGCAGCAGGCTGTGACCCATCGCATCAGCGGGGGTGGAGACAGCTGCGGTGAGGAAGTTGCAGCCTTCCAGGTACGAGGAGGCGATGCCGTGGGTGTACCAGGAGGTGACGAAGGTGGTGCCTGTCAGCCAGCCACCGATGGCCATGTAGGCCGTTGGGAAGAGGAGAATGCCGGACCAGCCGACAAAAACGAAGCGGTCGCGCTTGAGCCAGTCATCGAGGATGTCAAACCATCCCCGCTGAGGCGCGCGTCCTACAGCGATCGTCATGAGATCTGCTTCATGGAGCGTTACAAAGCGAGCCTAGGGGCTGATTCCTGAAATGGGGCGGCTCTCCGAACCAGAGCGCGAATGATGAGTAGATCTACCCAATCCGTTGCAGCACAAGGCGCCATTGGTCCGCAAAGATGGCGGTCCGTCCTGCCCGAATCCCGTGTATCTCGTTGAATTGGCTCTTCGCATGAGCCCCGTCCCCGTCTCGGTGCAGCGCAAGGAACAAGCCGATGCGGAAGCCCTCTACCAGCAGGTGCGTCAGGCCCTTGAGCAGGGTCAGCCCCGCTTGATGGAGCTCACCTGCGAGAAAGTGGAAGGGAAGAAAGTGACCGTGCTGATCAGTGAGGTTCTCGCCGTTCAGCTTTATGAGAAGGCGTCGGCCACCGGAGGCAGCAAACGGCCGGGATTTTCCGTTGATTCCTGACCCGGCGACCGCTGAACTCGTCCTCGATCAGGTCAGCTACCGCTGGCCAGGAGGACAACTCGCCCTTGACAGCTGCAATCTCACGATCCCCGGACCGGGACTGTGGATGCTGGTGGGCAGCAACGGCAGCGGCAAGAGCACATTGTTCCGACTGATCGCCGGGCTGCAGCAGCCGCAGGACGGTCGGATCATGCGACGTCGACATGCTGCCCTCGTGTTTCAGAACCCGGATCATCAATTGCTGCTGCCCAGCTGCGGCAGTGATCTGCTGCTGGGAATGCGGACCGGGGCGTCCGTCTCCGATCAGCGTCGACGAGCGGCCTCCCTGCTTCGCCTGATGGGGCTGAGCGAACTGGAGACACGCCCGATTCACACCCTCAGCGGCGGACAGAAGCAGCGCCTGGCCATCGCCGGAGCCCTTGCCAGCGATGCCGGACTGCTGTTGCTGGACGAACCGACGGCACTTCTCGACCCCGAAAGCCAGCGCACGGTGCTGACCACTGTTGAGCATCTGTGCCGATCCAGCCCCGAACCCCTGACGGCTCTGTGGATCACCCACCGCCTCGAGGAGCTGGATCATTGCGATGCGGCAGCCCGCATGGACGCAGGGCGGATCGGTCCCTGGACATCCGGCCAGGAGCTGCGCAGACGGTTGCAGGGCGGGAGGTCTGGCAGGTAAGTTCTTCTGGAGCCATTCCTCGGTAGCTCAGCGGTAGAGCGGTCGACTGTTAATCGATTGGTCGCAGGTTCGAATCCCGCCCGGGGAGCTTTGAAGCCACAGCATCTGCTGTGGCTTTTTTATTGACAATCAGAGAAATTTCGTGACGCGGGGTTGCCCGAACCGGAAGACTTCCTGAATAGACCGGAACCGAAAAATGCGCCGTATAGCCCTGGAAAGCCAGTAGAGGCGAAGAGTTTCAGGATTTCATCGCGATCTTCCACCGAAGCTCAAAATCTGCACACACCTCAAAACCTTGAGAGAATCGGCGCAGCGTTGATCCAGACGACCCACGCTCGACCAGTTCCTCCGTCCGCCGCCGCCGAATCGATGAAGCCCTGCATCCTGCTGATCGAAGACGACCGCGACATGCGTGATCTGGTCAGCGGCCATCTGGAACACAGCGGCTTTGATGTGCAGCGGGCCGACGATGGCATCAAAGGCCAGGCCCTTGCCCTTCAGTACACCCCGGATCTGATCCTTCTGGATCTGATGCTCCCCAAAGTGGACGGTCTGACGCTCTGCCAGAGATTGCGTCGGGACGATCGAACCGCCGGTATCCCGATCCTGATGCTCACCGCCCTGGGCGGCACCAAGGACAAGGTCAGCGGTTTCAACTCGGGTGCTGACGACTACCTGACCAAGCCGTTCGACCTCGAAGAACTGCAAGCACGCGTCAAAGCGCTGCTTCGCCGCAGCGACAGGGCACCGGTGGGCTCTGGCAACCACCACGAAATTCTCAGTTACGGCCCCCTGACCCTGGTGCCCGAGCGCTTCGAAGCGATCTGGTTCGACAGCCCGGTGCGTCTCACCCACCTCGAATTCGAACTGCTCCACTGCCTGCTTCAGCGGCATGGTCAGACCGTTGCTCCCTCCCTGATCCTCAAGGAGGTCTGGGGCTACGAGCCGGATGACGACATCGAAACCATCCGCGTGCACGTGCGTCATCTGCGCACCAAGCTCGAGCCCGACCCCCGCAAGCCCCGGTTCATCAAAACCGTTTATGGGGCCGGGTATTGCCTGGAGCTTCCCACCGGTGGCCAGCTGGATGGGCTCCAGGATGTGATTTCAATGGCTCGCGAGGATCGCAAGAAGGAAAGCGATCGGGCCAGCGCCTGAGTCAGCCCGGAGGCCGTGGTCCCCGCTGGACGAGATCCAGCAGGGCCACCTCCCATGCGAGCCGTGGCTGAACGAACGACAGCAGCTGCCGCCGCAGTCGCTCCAGTCGCTCGAGTGACTCGGCACCACGGCCGTCGCGCCAGAGACGCTGCTGCCACCAGTTGATCAGCCAGAGCTGCTGTTCACCATCCAGAGCTTCTGAGAGATCCCTCGCCAGGGCCAAGGCATCCATGGCTTGATCGGGCGGGTTCTGCAACCGTTGTCGCAGCTCATCCGGAAGCGCTTGCCAGTGCCGACGATGCTCAAGCAGGGCTCCGGGAGACCCTGCCGCCATCGCCGTAATTTCCGGCGGATCATCCGCCACGGCATCACAGCGCAGGAGAACCTGATCCAATGCCTCCGAATCGAGGCGCAGAAACCGGATCAGCTGACAGCGTGAGCGGATGGTGCTCAGCAGCCGCTCCGGACTTGCCGACAAGAGGATCATCAGGCCGTGGCCAGGTTCCTCCAGCGTCTTGAGCAGGGCGTTCGCGGCGGATTCGGCCATGGCCTCCGCCGTTTCGATCACCACCATGCCCCGGCTGGCCTCCACCGGCTGACGAGCCAGGAAGCGGCTGACTCCACGGATCTGCTCCAGACGCAACTGCGGCGGTGTCCGGCGGCCGATTCCTGCCTCCTCAGCCTCCGCCCGGGTGAGCAGACGTCCCTGGTGCTGGAAGGTGGGCTCCACCCAGAGAAGATCGGGATGGTTGCGCTCCTCCAGTCGGCGGCGCTGGCGAGGACTGGAGCCCGTTTCCGAAAGCATCCCCTCCAGGAATCGCAGGGCCGCCAGGCGACGCC encodes:
- a CDS encoding glycosyltransferase family 39 protein, with the translated sequence MIWLPITVGVLLRLIQLWMPIVGVHSWRQADTAAMARHFALSDTPIWLPQIDWAGAAEGYVESEFPLFPFLVSRLYQLFGVQEWLGRGLSLLCSALTIWLVIRLGRRWFGARAGWWGGLFFAIAPLGVYYGRTFQAEALLLLCGAGCLEAHSHWRRQGPVWALLLSWLCFTCAGLIKVIPLLWLGLPLLMVQLNVKPQLEAATQTNILRRTKGLLRSPGFWLYVGASLAAIATWYAHAYQLGLTSGFSFGFWGGGSDRSSLSLLLDPGNWFNLSLRVALRLLAIAGVPFLFSGIWLSWRSPDGRTAISGLLGVLLCTLATMRSSSVHEYYQLPLLLFACPLMGLGWHRWQQRCRRWQSSALISLWLAISLAVLSFDYWALEQRQVQDWMPLAMRIRQELPEGSRIVSVTSTDPTLLNLARRQGWLISSKQLNPERLQSWREQGASHLAGSFRWEKMYRPMSEGRQRALRNLAAGSQEAWVDDVSQTYLIPLDAISASP
- a CDS encoding DUF2079 domain-containing protein, whose translation is MPSAPVPEAGPGSSRRVPSRLVVMATGVGLLFWLSAAARHGLLQSNAYDLGLFDQWAWLISRGLPPISSMEQVHVLADHGAWMLYIAGGAYRLLPSVQWLLASQALALSLTALPIWWLARQAGLPERRCWLICGLWWLQPVVFNANLFDFHPETWVMPAFAMALWAERAERPRLWLALLLLMLGARDGLVLISGGMALDLAWRRRWRWAGTAAALSLAWLLMLSRWLYPWLRDGEGPKAAGRMFSHLSGSPLQILQSLDWSGGSQYLLLLCLPCIWLWRRRSLPTLLIGMPLVLVNLLSASASYRTLLHHYSLPLAVVAVVAAIDATVSRQPHAPQVGRRQRAFLLGWVVLCWLALAKPWFFTGPYLNRLAMLSDVDAAINRIPASAEVLTTSYIVPHLSQRERVAFPKNKAGIADSESTFDIILLNPNDPGWGSSTDAQQQLLDKALLEGWSCQRWPSELRLCITPREGFTPPGLR
- the psbD gene encoding photosystem II D2 protein (photosystem q(a) protein) → MTIAVGRAPQRGWFDILDDWLKRDRFVFVGWSGILLFPTAYMAIGGWLTGTTFVTSWYTHGIASSYLEGCNFLTAAVSTPADAMGHSLLLLWGPEAQGDFVRWCQLGGLWAFVALHGAFALIGFMLRQFEIARLVGIRPYNAIAFSGPIAVFVSVFLMYPLGQSSWFFAPSFGVAAIFRFLLFLQGFHNWTLNPFHMMGVAGILGGALLCAIHGATVENTLFEDGEQANTFKAFEPTQEEETYSMVTANRFWSQIFGIAFSNKRWLHFFMLFVPVMGLWTSSIGIIGLALNLRAYDFVSQEIRAAEDPEFETFYTKNILLNEGLRAWMAPADQPHENFVFPEEVLPRGNAL
- a CDS encoding ABC transporter ATP-binding protein translates to MIPDPATAELVLDQVSYRWPGGQLALDSCNLTIPGPGLWMLVGSNGSGKSTLFRLIAGLQQPQDGRIMRRRHAALVFQNPDHQLLLPSCGSDLLLGMRTGASVSDQRRRAASLLRLMGLSELETRPIHTLSGGQKQRLAIAGALASDAGLLLLDEPTALLDPESQRTVLTTVEHLCRSSPEPLTALWITHRLEELDHCDAAARMDAGRIGPWTSGQELRRRLQGGRSGR
- a CDS encoding response regulator transcription factor → MKPCILLIEDDRDMRDLVSGHLEHSGFDVQRADDGIKGQALALQYTPDLILLDLMLPKVDGLTLCQRLRRDDRTAGIPILMLTALGGTKDKVSGFNSGADDYLTKPFDLEELQARVKALLRRSDRAPVGSGNHHEILSYGPLTLVPERFEAIWFDSPVRLTHLEFELLHCLLQRHGQTVAPSLILKEVWGYEPDDDIETIRVHVRHLRTKLEPDPRKPRFIKTVYGAGYCLELPTGGQLDGLQDVISMAREDRKKESDRASA
- a CDS encoding DNA polymerase III subunit delta', yielding MNGLFQDLIGQPLAVNLLASALAQQRLAPAYLFAGPDGVGRRLAALRFLEGMLSETGSSPRQRRRLEERNHPDLLWVEPTFQHQGRLLTRAEAEEAGIGRRTPPQLRLEQIRGVSRFLARQPVEASRGMVVIETAEAMAESAANALLKTLEEPGHGLMILLSASPERLLSTIRSRCQLIRFLRLDSEALDQVLLRCDAVADDPPEITAMAAGSPGALLEHRRHWQALPDELRQRLQNPPDQAMDALALARDLSEALDGEQQLWLINWWQQRLWRDGRGAESLERLERLRRQLLSFVQPRLAWEVALLDLVQRGPRPPG